Proteins encoded within one genomic window of Marasmius oreades isolate 03SP1 chromosome 4, whole genome shotgun sequence:
- a CDS encoding uncharacterized protein (BUSCO:EOG0926539T), with protein MLFCPTCANLLVISSETGFNKWACNTCPYEFPITKQMTSRTKLKRKEVDDVLGGEEMWKHADSTAASCPRCNNGQAYFYQLQIRSADEPMTTFYRYTSCLQSMQSWVLTLNV; from the exons ATGCTTTTCTGCCCGACTTGCGCAAACCTTCTCGTCATTTCTTCAGAAACCGGATTCAACAAATGGGCTTGCAATACCTGCCCGTACGAGTTCCCGATAACGAAACAG ATGACTTCAAGAACGAAATTGAAACGAAAGGAGGTCGATGATGTTCTTGGAGGAGAGGAAATGTGGAAACATGCGGATTCGACCGCCG CTTCGTGCCCTCGATGCAATAATGGACAGGCATATTTTTATCAGCTACAAATTCGTTCCGCTGATGAGCCTATGACTACGT TTTATCGGTATACTTCTTGCCTTCAATCCATGCAATCATGGGTGCTCACGCTGAATGTCTAA